One genomic window of Melanotaenia boesemani isolate fMelBoe1 chromosome 20, fMelBoe1.pri, whole genome shotgun sequence includes the following:
- the LOC121630770 gene encoding signal recognition particle 54 kDa protein has product MVLADLGRKITSALRSLSNATIINEEVLNAMLKEVCAALLEADVNIKLVKQLRENVKSAIDLEEMASGLNKRRMIQHAVFKELVKLVDPGVKAWTPTKGKNNVIMFVGLQGSGKTTTCSKLAYYYQRKGWKTCLICADTFRAGAFDQLKQNATKARIPFYGSYTEMDPVVIASEGVEKFKGESFEIIIVDTSGRHKQEDSLFEEMLQVSNAVQPDNIVYVMDASIGQACESQAKAFKDKVDVASVIVTKLDGHAKGGGALSAVAATRSPIIFIGTGEHIDDFEPFKTQPFISKLLGMGDIEGLIDRVNELKLDDNEELIDKLKHGQFTLRDMYEQFQNIMKMGPFGQIMGMIPGFGTDFMSKGNEQESMARLKKLMTIMDSMNDQELDSKDGAKLFSKQPNRIQRVARGSGVATRDVQELLTQYTKFAQMVKKMGGIKGLFKGGDMSKNVNPSQMAKLNQQMAKMMDPRVLHHMGGMAGLQSMMRQFQQGAAGNMKGMMGFNNM; this is encoded by the exons ATGGTGCTGGCTGATCTGGGGAGGAAGATCACCTCAGCGCTGAGGTCACTCAGCAACGCCACCATCATCAATGAAGAG GTGTTGAACGCCATGTTGAAGGAGGTGTGTGCTGCTCTCCTGGAGGCCGACGTCAACATCAAACTGGTCAAACAGCTCAGAGAAAATGTCAA GTCTGCCATAGACCTGGAGGAGATGGCTTCAGGTTTGAACAAGAGGAGGATGATCCAGCACGCCGTCTTCAAGGAGCTGGTCAAG ctgGTGGACCCTGGTGTGAAGGCCTGGACTCCGACCAAAGGAAAGAACAACGTCATCATGTTTGTTGGTCTGCAGGGCAGCGGCAAAACTACTACTTGCTCCAAG CTGGCGTATTATTACCAGAGGAAAGGCTGGAAGACCTGCTTGATCTGTGCAGACACCTTCAGAGCAG GCGCCTTCGATCAGCTGAAACAAAACGCCACCAAAGCCAGAATTCCCTTTTACGGCAG TTACACAGAAATGGATCCCGTGGTGATCGCCTCTGAGGGCGTTGAGAAATTCAAAGGTGAGAGTTTTGAGATCATCATCGTGGACACAAGTGGACGACACAAACAGGAAGACTCTTTGTTTGAGGAGATGCTGCAGGTTTCCAACGCCGTG CAACCAGACAACATTGTGTATGTGATGGATGCCTCCATCGGTCAGGCCTGCGAGTCTCAGGCTAAAGCCTTCAAAGACAAAGTGGATGTGGCATCGGTGATCGTCACCAAACTGGATGGACACGCTAAAGGAGGTGGAGCTCTGAGCGC TGTGGCGGCCACCAGGAGTCCCATCATCTTCATCGGGACAGGAGAGCACATCGACGACTTTGAGCCGTTTAAGACTCAGCCATTCATCAGTAAACTGCTCG GAATGGGTGACATCGAAGGGCTGATTGACAGGGTGAACGAGTTGAAGCTGGATGACAATGAGGAGCTGATCGATAAGCTGAAACATG GGCAGTTCACCCTCAGAGACATGTACGAGCAGTTCCAGAACATCATGAAGATGGGACCCTTCGGACAGATAATG ggtATGATTCCAGGCTTTGGTACAGACTTTATGAGTAAAGGAAACGAACAGGAGTCAATGGCCAGACTGAAGAAGCTGATGACTATCATGGACAGCATGAACGACCAAG AACTTGACAGTAAAGATGGAGCCAAGCTATTCAGTAAGCAGCCCAACAGGATCCAGCGGGTAGCCCGGGGCTCAGGGGTCGCCACCAGAGACGTTCAGGAACTGCTGACTCAGTACACCAAGTTTGCTCAGATGGTCAAGAAGATGGGGGGCATCAAAGGCCTGTTCAAAG GAGGAGACATGTCCAAGAACGTCAACCCGTCTCAGATGGCCAAACTAAACCAACAGATGGCCAAGATGATGGACCCCAGAGTTTTGCACCATATGG GGGGTATGGCGGGTCTTCAGTCCATGATGCGTCAGTTTCAACAGGGAGCTGCCGGCAACATGAAAGGCATGATGGGATTTAACAACATGTGA